A genomic region of Planococcus kocurii contains the following coding sequences:
- a CDS encoding LysM peptidoglycan-binding domain-containing protein, translating to MRRVIFTLVAATALSMAIGASNTEASTYTVKPGDTLWKIASSNKVSVDQLLSWNKLPSTSIHPNQTIKVAATSATAPPKNTGTKAPVISTSIYTVKAGDTLSQIARIHSTNVSSIQKLNQLPDSNIRPGQKLTVSGKAQANTPTVTKPNTYRVTSGDTLTTIAKRHGVSVSQLMSSNSLKTSSIRLGQVLIIDGSSATGQLVTVSKPTTTAPSSGAISTVIAIANSSLGTPYKWGGAAPGGFDCSGFIYYAYNQAGFNVPRTSTTGFDAISSPVSSPQIGDLVFFKNTYRAGISHMGIFIGNNSFIHAGGDRVQVTSLNDSYWGSHFDSFQRLNVTK from the coding sequence ATGAGAAGAGTTATTTTTACTTTAGTTGCTGCTACTGCATTATCGATGGCGATTGGGGCTTCCAACACAGAAGCAAGCACATATACCGTTAAACCAGGAGACACATTATGGAAGATCGCTTCTAGTAATAAGGTTTCAGTTGATCAGCTGTTATCGTGGAATAAGCTACCATCTACTTCGATTCATCCAAATCAGACCATCAAAGTCGCAGCTACTTCGGCTACCGCTCCACCAAAAAATACCGGAACTAAAGCACCAGTAATCTCTACTAGTATATATACAGTCAAAGCCGGGGACACTTTGTCACAGATAGCTCGAATTCACAGTACCAACGTGAGCTCTATTCAAAAATTGAATCAGCTACCTGATAGCAATATACGTCCCGGCCAAAAGCTAACAGTCAGCGGCAAGGCACAAGCTAATACACCAACAGTTACTAAACCCAATACATACCGCGTAACGAGTGGAGACACATTAACAACTATTGCAAAGCGGCACGGTGTTTCCGTTTCGCAATTAATGAGTTCTAACAGCTTAAAAACAAGTTCGATTCGTCTGGGCCAAGTTTTGATAATTGATGGCAGTTCAGCCACTGGTCAACTGGTCACTGTTTCGAAACCAACTACTACTGCACCTAGTTCTGGAGCCATTTCTACAGTTATTGCTATAGCCAACTCTTCATTAGGTACCCCTTATAAATGGGGAGGAGCTGCACCAGGTGGATTTGATTGTAGCGGCTTTATTTATTACGCATACAATCAGGCAGGATTCAACGTTCCGAGAACTAGTACAACAGGCTTTGACGCAATTTCTTCTCCTGTGAGTTCTCCACAAATTGGCGATTTAGTCTTCTTTAAAAATACGTATCGGGCCGGAATTTCACATATGGGTATTTTTATTGGGAACAATAGCTTTATTCACGCAGGTGGCGATCGTGTTCAAGTGACAAGTCTCAATGACAGCTACTGGGGTTCACACTTCGATAGCTTCCAACGCCTAAATGTTACGAAATAA
- the katA gene encoding catalase KatA, with product MTTNKTGLTTSWGAPVGDNQNSQTAGQRGPILLQDVHLLEKLAHFNRERIPERVVHAKGTGAHGYFEVTQDVSTYTKAAFLSEVGKKTEMFARFSTVAGELGSADTVRDPRGFSLKFYTEEGNYDLVGNNTPIFFIQDAIKFPDFIHTQKRDPRTHLKNPNAVWDFWSLSPESLHQVTYLMGDRGIPATLRHMHGFGSHTFKWTNAEGESVWVKYHMLTEQGIQNITQEVADKIAGENPDFHTEDLFNSIEEGDFPAWKMYVQVMPLEDANTYRFDPFDVTKTWSHKDYPLMEVGRMVLNRNPENYFAEVEQATFSPGTLVPGIDVSPDKMLQGRLFAYHDAHRYRVGANHQMLPINAAKNQVNNYQRDGQMNFGNNGGGSVYYEPNSYGGPTETAAAKPAPLEVSGVTDSVPYYKEDYYTQPGDLYRLQSAEEQQRLVATFVGGLNAVDKEDIKLRQISHLYKADAEFGTRVAEGLGLAVPNLTEIK from the coding sequence ATGACTACGAACAAAACAGGTTTAACAACTAGCTGGGGGGCTCCAGTAGGAGACAACCAAAATTCTCAAACCGCCGGACAACGCGGTCCCATTCTTTTGCAGGACGTTCATCTTCTTGAAAAGCTTGCACATTTCAACAGAGAACGTATTCCTGAGCGTGTAGTTCATGCAAAAGGAACAGGCGCACACGGTTATTTCGAAGTAACTCAAGACGTTTCAACATATACGAAAGCGGCTTTTTTATCGGAAGTTGGTAAGAAAACAGAGATGTTTGCACGCTTTTCAACTGTTGCTGGTGAACTAGGCTCAGCGGATACAGTTCGCGACCCACGCGGCTTTTCTTTAAAGTTCTACACAGAAGAAGGAAACTATGATTTAGTCGGTAATAATACGCCAATCTTCTTTATCCAAGACGCGATTAAATTTCCAGACTTTATCCACACACAAAAGCGCGATCCACGTACTCACTTGAAAAACCCTAACGCAGTGTGGGACTTTTGGTCATTGTCACCAGAATCATTGCACCAAGTAACTTATTTGATGGGTGACCGCGGAATTCCCGCTACACTTCGTCATATGCACGGTTTTGGAAGCCATACATTCAAATGGACCAACGCTGAAGGTGAGTCGGTTTGGGTCAAATACCATATGTTAACTGAACAAGGCATTCAAAACATCACACAAGAAGTTGCTGACAAAATCGCTGGCGAAAATCCTGATTTCCATACAGAAGACCTTTTCAATTCAATTGAAGAAGGCGACTTCCCTGCTTGGAAAATGTATGTACAAGTTATGCCTTTAGAAGATGCCAACACATACCGCTTTGATCCATTCGATGTGACTAAAACATGGTCTCATAAAGACTATCCACTAATGGAAGTTGGCCGCATGGTACTTAACCGCAACCCCGAAAATTATTTTGCTGAAGTTGAGCAAGCTACTTTCTCTCCAGGCACTTTGGTTCCGGGTATCGACGTATCTCCAGACAAAATGCTTCAAGGCCGTTTGTTCGCATACCACGATGCACATCGCTACCGTGTAGGCGCTAATCACCAAATGCTGCCAATTAATGCAGCGAAAAACCAAGTGAATAATTACCAACGCGACGGCCAAATGAACTTTGGCAACAACGGTGGTGGTTCTGTCTACTATGAGCCGAATAGTTATGGGGGTCCTACTGAAACTGCAGCTGCTAAACCAGCTCCACTTGAAGTATCTGGGGTAACTGATTCGGTGCCTTATTACAAAGAGGATTATTACACACAGCCAGGCGATCTTTACCGCTTGCAAAGTGCTGAAGAACAACAACGTCTTGTTGCAACTTTCGTCGGCGGCTTAAATGCTGTTGACAAAGAAGACATTAAACTTCGTCAAATCAGCCATTTGTATAAAGCAGATGCTGAATTTGGGACACGCGTTGCTGAAGGTCTTGGTCTTGCGGTTCCAAATCTTACAGAAATAAAATAA
- a CDS encoding protoporphyrinogen oxidase: MKKIVVVGGGITGLSAMYYLQKLNLKEHLDMELVLIEEKEQLGGKIKTVKDSEFVMEVGADSIVARHASVLPLIEELGLEKRMVYNGTGISYLYANNVLHAIPKDTVFGIPMSKEALFSSTLVSDDGKKRALEDLDSMNESFTRDSSIGDFLEAFLGKELVENQIAPVLSGVYSGNLHELTLASTLPYLVDYKNKYGSIIKGFEANKEFFQGAANKKFISFDGGMQVLIDELENKLHHARIIKGVGTKAVKKEAAHYRIELEDGETIEADYVILATPHQVAQQLLEIAELDTEFDEFLNSSLISVYLGFDIPDDRLPEDGTGFIVSQESDLQCNACTWTSRKWRHTSTNHKLLVRLFYKSSHPSYGRLKSLTKEELTAVAMEDVRKSLGIEDVPLAVEVTGWKNLMPNYHMGHKTALSALELKMEELVPGIKLAGSSYFGVGIGACIQNGSDLAEIIANNLADQIEE, translated from the coding sequence TTGAAAAAAATTGTTGTAGTCGGCGGGGGAATTACGGGTCTTTCCGCAATGTATTATTTACAAAAACTAAACCTGAAAGAACATCTCGATATGGAGTTAGTACTGATTGAAGAAAAGGAACAATTAGGCGGGAAGATCAAAACGGTTAAAGACTCGGAATTTGTAATGGAAGTCGGGGCAGATTCTATCGTTGCACGTCATGCCAGTGTTCTGCCACTAATAGAAGAGTTAGGCTTGGAAAAACGGATGGTTTACAACGGCACAGGAATTTCATATTTATATGCCAATAATGTCCTGCATGCTATTCCGAAAGATACTGTTTTTGGTATTCCGATGAGTAAAGAGGCTTTGTTTAGTTCAACGCTTGTTTCTGACGACGGCAAAAAGAGAGCGTTAGAAGATTTAGATAGTATGAACGAAAGCTTTACGCGGGATAGCTCAATTGGGGATTTTCTCGAAGCTTTCTTAGGGAAAGAATTGGTTGAAAATCAGATTGCGCCTGTGTTATCGGGAGTCTATTCTGGAAACCTTCATGAATTGACCTTGGCATCGACATTACCTTATTTGGTTGATTACAAAAATAAGTATGGCAGTATCATAAAAGGATTCGAAGCCAATAAAGAATTTTTCCAAGGTGCGGCCAATAAAAAATTTATCTCATTTGATGGCGGTATGCAGGTGTTAATCGACGAATTGGAAAATAAGTTACACCATGCCCGTATAATTAAGGGAGTTGGAACCAAAGCCGTCAAAAAAGAAGCAGCACACTACCGAATAGAGCTTGAAGACGGCGAGACAATAGAAGCAGATTATGTAATTTTAGCAACGCCTCATCAAGTAGCGCAGCAACTTTTAGAAATAGCGGAGCTGGACACGGAATTTGATGAGTTTCTGAATTCGTCCTTGATTAGTGTCTATCTTGGATTTGATATTCCAGATGATCGACTGCCTGAAGATGGGACGGGATTCATTGTGTCGCAGGAAAGTGATTTGCAGTGCAATGCTTGTACGTGGACGAGTCGGAAGTGGCGTCATACGTCCACAAACCATAAATTACTCGTGCGCCTATTTTACAAGAGTTCACACCCATCTTACGGTAGGTTAAAGAGTTTAACAAAAGAAGAATTGACAGCGGTAGCGATGGAAGATGTCCGCAAAAGCTTAGGAATTGAAGATGTACCTTTGGCTGTCGAAGTGACTGGTTGGAAAAACTTAATGCCAAATTATCACATGGGCCATAAAACAGCTCTTAGTGCGTTAGAATTGAAAATGGAAGAATTGGTGCCGGGTATTAAATTAGCAGGTTCCTCTTATTTTGGTGTCGGAATCGGAGCATGTATTCAAAATGGCTCTGATTTGGCAGAAATTATCGCTAATAATCTAGCCGATCAAATTGAAGAGTAG
- a CDS encoding nitroreductase family protein translates to MNAIDQNIIERRSIKKFKDDAINVEEIIELLNVAKWAPNHKVNEPWRFQLYTAAGKEKFVEAFMEAMRTPEGEIPPKALNKADYFRSIPLHLVVVMPEDPRQRRWDEDYGAVSSMLQNFQLAAWQRGIGMIWRSNDWIYNPIFREALGVKPGEKIIATMMIGYPAHIPAKQQRTDIREKLTIISE, encoded by the coding sequence ATGAACGCTATTGATCAGAATATCATAGAAAGACGCTCCATCAAGAAATTTAAGGATGATGCGATCAACGTGGAAGAAATTATCGAACTGCTGAATGTCGCCAAATGGGCGCCTAACCATAAAGTTAATGAGCCGTGGCGCTTTCAATTGTATACAGCTGCTGGGAAAGAAAAATTCGTTGAAGCTTTTATGGAAGCCATGCGAACGCCAGAAGGTGAAATTCCACCAAAAGCACTAAACAAAGCCGACTACTTCCGGAGTATTCCACTTCATTTGGTTGTCGTTATGCCTGAAGATCCAAGGCAACGAAGATGGGACGAAGACTACGGTGCAGTTTCATCGATGCTTCAAAATTTCCAACTGGCTGCATGGCAACGCGGCATTGGTATGATTTGGCGTTCTAACGACTGGATCTACAACCCTATATTCCGTGAAGCCCTTGGTGTAAAACCAGGCGAAAAAATTATCGCTACTATGATGATTGGGTACCCTGCTCATATTCCGGCAAAACAACAACGCACTGATATCCGTGAAAAACTGACAATTATTAGTGAATAG
- a CDS encoding FAD-binding oxidoreductase produces the protein MKAAWIILIYLSVFGLSIYLYATQLNGPATELHQRLLPVEIKTVRSGTTDDELQKIVREAKKTEEVLSIAGMQHSQGGQTVYPNGIMMDMKPYNQIVNVDKATKTVTVQSGATWADIQEAINPYGFSLKVSQSQNIFTVGGSLSVNAHGLDIRNGGLTDTVSSMRLIDANGDIIKLSPTENSELFYAVLGGYGLFGIILDVTLQLTDDELYETDTASMSYRDYPSYFKQHVHNDPDAKMHLARISIAPESFMEDMYTITYKSAQDQQKLAQYQKLKTENLVAVPKFFLGLSRINDAGKDSFWNAQKTYTQQIDGNLVSRNNVMRSDSEFMEYDNSRRTEILQEYFVPVDQFENYIPALKAVLENSPDFNLVNVTIRYVEKNEDAVLSYAKEDMFSLVLLINQGTDPKSVKETEKVVQDMIDVTLAHDGSYYLPYFGYPTKSQMQEAYPRTKEFFELKDQFDPDHRFMNLFYEEYRP, from the coding sequence ATGAAAGCTGCATGGATAATCCTTATCTACCTATCTGTTTTCGGTTTGTCTATTTATTTATATGCCACACAACTAAACGGCCCTGCAACTGAACTACATCAACGACTTTTACCTGTCGAGATCAAAACAGTCCGGTCAGGTACGACTGACGATGAGCTTCAGAAAATTGTTCGAGAAGCAAAGAAAACTGAAGAGGTTCTCTCAATCGCAGGCATGCAACATAGCCAAGGCGGACAGACAGTTTATCCGAACGGTATCATGATGGATATGAAGCCCTACAACCAAATAGTCAACGTTGATAAAGCAACAAAAACGGTGACTGTGCAAAGTGGAGCAACGTGGGCAGACATTCAAGAAGCCATCAATCCTTATGGCTTTTCACTAAAGGTAAGTCAATCGCAAAACATCTTCACAGTTGGTGGTTCGCTGAGCGTGAATGCACATGGCTTGGACATTCGAAATGGTGGATTGACTGATACGGTTTCTTCAATGCGTCTAATAGATGCTAACGGGGACATTATCAAACTAAGCCCTACTGAAAATAGCGAGTTGTTTTATGCGGTTCTTGGTGGCTATGGTTTGTTTGGTATTATTCTAGACGTCACACTACAGCTGACTGATGATGAGTTGTATGAAACCGATACGGCAAGCATGTCCTATCGCGATTACCCATCTTATTTCAAGCAACACGTACACAACGATCCCGATGCCAAAATGCACCTAGCTCGAATTTCAATTGCTCCAGAATCTTTTATGGAAGACATGTACACCATTACGTACAAGTCAGCTCAAGATCAACAAAAGCTTGCTCAATACCAAAAGCTGAAAACCGAAAACCTAGTAGCAGTACCGAAATTTTTCTTAGGGCTGTCACGTATTAATGATGCTGGAAAAGACAGCTTTTGGAATGCACAAAAAACCTACACACAACAAATCGATGGCAATCTCGTATCGCGAAACAATGTTATGCGATCCGATTCTGAGTTCATGGAGTACGACAATAGCCGAAGAACCGAAATTTTACAGGAGTATTTTGTTCCTGTAGATCAATTTGAAAACTATATTCCGGCATTAAAAGCAGTGCTTGAAAACAGTCCTGACTTTAATTTAGTAAATGTCACGATCCGTTATGTGGAGAAAAATGAGGATGCCGTTTTATCTTATGCAAAAGAAGACATGTTTTCACTGGTGCTACTCATTAACCAAGGAACCGATCCAAAAAGTGTAAAAGAAACAGAAAAGGTCGTTCAGGATATGATTGATGTGACACTCGCACACGACGGTAGTTATTATTTACCTTATTTCGGCTACCCAACAAAATCTCAAATGCAAGAAGCTTATCCGAGAACCAAGGAATTCTTTGAGTTGAAAGACCAGTTTGATCCGGATCACCGCTTTATGAATCTCTTTTATGAGGAGTATCGGCCATGA
- a CDS encoding MFS transporter, with protein sequence MNYKRFIYYQGTIGMASSMIFPFYILLIRNVGDSYAQFGWAYGLFALTAALCYPLIGKYADQVGDKTLLFVYSWGMAILLLFFPLASEVWHVYILQVLMGMLGAVQKNSEKTVLARYVTKEMAGTQIGHYHVWTSVAAAVAIIATGYLVDFLTIASIFYVASVIFAWSGLMLMKLKSVEVS encoded by the coding sequence ATGAACTATAAACGTTTTATTTATTATCAAGGCACAATCGGTATGGCGTCCAGTATGATTTTCCCTTTCTACATTTTACTGATTCGTAATGTTGGCGACAGCTATGCTCAGTTTGGCTGGGCATATGGCTTGTTCGCGTTGACGGCTGCTCTTTGTTATCCGCTGATTGGGAAATACGCTGACCAAGTTGGCGATAAAACGTTACTTTTTGTTTATTCTTGGGGAATGGCGATTCTTTTGCTATTTTTCCCACTAGCTTCTGAAGTTTGGCACGTGTATATTCTACAAGTTCTCATGGGGATGCTGGGTGCTGTCCAGAAAAACTCTGAAAAAACGGTCTTAGCACGCTATGTTACAAAAGAAATGGCTGGCACGCAAATCGGCCACTATCATGTCTGGACTTCTGTCGCTGCAGCTGTTGCTATTATTGCTACGGGTTATCTCGTTGATTTTCTAACGATTGCCAGTATTTTTTATGTAGCATCCGTCATCTTTGCCTGGAGCGGTTTAATGCTAATGAAATTAAAGTCTGTCGAGGTATCATAA
- the coaW gene encoding type II pantothenate kinase → MIVGIDAGGTLIKVAYTNKGEIHFEKHPIAEIEQVADWVNGLGDSEVCVTGGRSGVLVSLLNQPAQEMVEFEATHLGVQVLLKEMGRLEDAYLVTNVGTGTSIHCIQDNVHERLGGTGVGGGTLIGLSHLLTGVTRYDEIVSLARQGSRERIDLKVKHIYEGKEPPISGELTASNFGQNLFAISKDLTKEELLATVIGLVGETVSTVSVQAARQCRSSTIVYIGSSFIDNPLLKEVVTSYTILRGSVPVFLDNGEFSGAMGAMSSLAKKRG, encoded by the coding sequence ATGATTGTTGGAATAGATGCAGGCGGTACGTTAATCAAAGTGGCGTATACCAACAAAGGGGAAATCCATTTTGAAAAACACCCAATTGCTGAAATTGAGCAAGTTGCCGACTGGGTAAACGGCCTTGGTGACAGTGAAGTTTGTGTAACAGGTGGAAGGTCGGGCGTACTGGTTTCTTTGCTCAACCAACCAGCACAGGAAATGGTCGAGTTTGAAGCTACTCATCTAGGTGTACAAGTTCTTCTCAAAGAGATGGGTCGTTTAGAAGATGCTTATTTGGTGACGAATGTTGGAACCGGCACTTCTATCCACTGCATTCAAGATAATGTCCATGAACGTTTGGGCGGCACGGGTGTTGGTGGAGGAACGTTGATTGGCTTGAGCCATTTGTTGACCGGTGTTACCCGCTACGACGAAATTGTTTCTCTAGCCAGACAAGGTTCCCGTGAACGAATCGATTTGAAAGTTAAGCATATCTATGAAGGCAAAGAGCCTCCTATCTCAGGAGAGCTGACAGCTAGTAACTTTGGACAAAACTTGTTTGCCATTTCAAAAGATTTGACGAAAGAAGAGCTATTAGCGACGGTTATTGGTCTAGTTGGTGAAACAGTCAGCACAGTGAGTGTACAAGCGGCTCGACAATGTAGAAGCTCGACCATCGTTTATATCGGCTCTTCTTTTATCGACAATCCGTTACTGAAAGAAGTAGTGACAAGCTATACGATTTTGCGCGGCTCTGTTCCTGTATTTCTCGATAATGGGGAATTTTCAGGAGCGATGGGAGCGATGTCTTCGTTAGCTAAAAAAAGGGGTTAG
- a CDS encoding DUF948 domain-containing protein — MDYALWLYIALAIFVVALIIAIIGVVMLIVGMKEPLKKMKGSANNLKDRMGKLQLETTSLSHNANELKEDMQMKSEKITALMDAGKGTVNSVIDLNASVRAITGNIASRVDHNRDNIAEVNQWSNGAMKLLVALENRNITKRSDVTHSSTSFSDTKHY, encoded by the coding sequence ATGGACTATGCACTGTGGCTTTACATAGCACTCGCAATCTTTGTCGTGGCACTGATCATCGCAATTATTGGTGTGGTTATGCTGATAGTAGGCATGAAAGAACCGCTGAAAAAGATGAAAGGTTCCGCCAACAATCTGAAAGATCGAATGGGCAAACTTCAACTCGAAACAACAAGTCTGTCGCATAATGCCAACGAGCTGAAAGAAGATATGCAAATGAAATCCGAAAAAATCACTGCTTTGATGGATGCCGGAAAAGGTACCGTGAACTCAGTTATCGACTTAAATGCTTCAGTGCGGGCAATTACAGGGAATATTGCATCACGCGTAGACCATAATCGAGACAATATTGCGGAAGTTAACCAGTGGAGCAACGGGGCGATGAAGCTACTCGTTGCATTGGAAAACCGCAATATAACCAAAAGAAGCGATGTTACTCATTCTTCAACTTCCTTCTCTGATACTAAACACTATTAG
- a CDS encoding mechanosensitive ion channel family protein encodes MLDVKNFDWEALLFGAGVIAAQIIGILVAFVLVRAIGKKLIDRFFDKLLVKGDVTKGRALTLQSLSENIFSYILIFVLVTTVFNIFGLSVASLIAGAGIIGLAIGFGAQGLVSDVVTGFFLLLEKQLDVNDYVTVGSIDGIVEAVGLRTTKIRSFDGTLNYIPNRDIMTVSNHSRGNMRALVDIGISYDENIDEAMAVIQAACTHVATEDVGIVEGPDVIGVQAFGASDVTLRVIAKAKNGEQWAVERHLRKAIKEALDTNGIEIPFPHQVNIQKNGGALES; translated from the coding sequence TTGTTAGATGTTAAGAATTTTGATTGGGAAGCGCTTCTTTTTGGCGCAGGAGTAATTGCAGCTCAAATTATTGGGATTTTAGTTGCTTTTGTTTTAGTAAGAGCGATTGGGAAAAAACTAATAGATCGTTTCTTCGATAAGCTGTTAGTAAAAGGGGACGTTACAAAAGGTCGTGCGTTAACGCTTCAGAGCTTATCTGAAAATATTTTCTCTTACATTTTAATTTTTGTATTGGTGACTACCGTATTCAATATATTCGGTTTGTCTGTTGCAAGTCTCATTGCGGGCGCGGGGATTATTGGACTGGCGATAGGTTTCGGAGCGCAGGGACTTGTTAGTGACGTGGTTACAGGGTTCTTTTTATTGCTCGAAAAACAACTGGATGTTAATGATTACGTAACGGTTGGGAGTATCGATGGCATTGTGGAAGCAGTCGGACTAAGAACGACAAAGATCCGCAGTTTCGATGGCACCTTGAACTATATTCCGAACCGGGACATTATGACAGTCAGCAATCATTCGCGTGGCAATATGCGAGCGTTAGTCGATATTGGTATCTCCTACGATGAAAACATTGACGAAGCGATGGCAGTCATACAAGCGGCTTGCACGCATGTGGCAACCGAAGACGTAGGAATCGTTGAAGGACCTGATGTTATTGGGGTACAGGCATTTGGTGCGTCGGACGTGACTTTACGCGTTATTGCAAAAGCAAAAAACGGCGAGCAGTGGGCGGTAGAGCGCCATTTGCGTAAAGCTATTAAAGAGGCGTTGGATACAAACGGTATTGAAATTCCATTTCCTCATCAAGTAAATATCCAAAAAAATGGTGGGGCTTTAGAAAGTTAA
- a CDS encoding sensor domain-containing phosphodiesterase produces MQNTELQLYKSTEILGDFIIILSSDGIIVHSSQNWKKYCQKHQTENALWEVGENYFNSLEKSNKFNELQCLKDVLTGVEEEKFQLSLFYTQEKIDYLSVHYQQFLFTNNSKGIILHKQLVTNKPATPSLDTEVILENMTDAFFLLDDQMKFYFLNSESEKVFQCKKEDMIGRTLWNCFPAAVGTEFYSKCNHAMEKRVTVQFKDFYAPLNNWFNVKASPVKDGGLAVYFQKNNSDYNIEAERQKIPYTDYLTNWPTRTKFEEELEKILYEKKAFSLFYINLDNFKYINTLYNHRTGDEIIKSIAKNLEKLLDQKDLVGRLDGDELVFLHLHRGDENIIHFAEKVRELFTHPIVLEDLRSITVNASIGVYSYLQGSYSVENLISFSETAMRAAKKQNGSSCCFFQPSMRVDLNRRLVIEKSLSGNVKELGFYFVVQPQINCDTGELVGVEVLSRWNHPTLGPISPIEFITIAEETGTISNLTNCLLKDVFSFINCTKNQGDIFPKTAINVTASLLSSKTFFKELFLLMEQNQISSEQIEIEITESVELTYSEITLANLITCQSKGISIALDDFGTGFSMLSYLMDYPIDKIKLDKSFVSKIGQDEKSEAVLKSLIQFVKGVGCTLLAEGVETQEESLFLQANGCPIHQGYFHDKPLLPKDFLTKYIGVSNQKKGE; encoded by the coding sequence ATGCAAAATACAGAGTTACAACTATACAAATCAACCGAAATACTAGGAGACTTCATCATTATCCTTAGTAGTGATGGCATCATTGTCCATTCCAGTCAAAATTGGAAAAAATATTGTCAGAAGCATCAAACGGAAAATGCTCTTTGGGAAGTTGGAGAAAACTACTTTAATAGCTTAGAAAAATCGAATAAATTTAACGAACTTCAGTGTTTAAAAGATGTCTTAACTGGAGTCGAAGAAGAAAAATTTCAGTTATCCTTATTTTATACACAGGAAAAAATAGATTATTTATCTGTGCATTATCAACAGTTTTTATTCACTAATAATTCAAAGGGAATTATTTTGCATAAACAATTGGTAACGAATAAACCCGCAACCCCTTCTTTAGACACAGAAGTTATTCTTGAAAATATGACGGATGCCTTTTTTCTTCTAGACGATCAAATGAAGTTTTACTTTTTAAATTCAGAGTCAGAAAAGGTTTTTCAATGCAAAAAAGAAGACATGATTGGTCGTACCCTTTGGAATTGCTTTCCTGCAGCTGTAGGAACTGAATTTTATTCAAAATGTAATCATGCTATGGAAAAACGAGTTACTGTTCAGTTTAAAGATTTCTATGCTCCGTTAAATAATTGGTTCAATGTCAAAGCATCCCCGGTTAAAGATGGTGGGTTGGCTGTATATTTCCAAAAAAATAATAGTGACTATAACATAGAAGCCGAACGCCAAAAGATTCCCTATACCGATTATTTAACTAATTGGCCGACTCGTACAAAGTTTGAGGAGGAACTAGAAAAAATTCTATATGAAAAGAAAGCTTTTTCTCTCTTTTATATCAACTTAGATAACTTCAAATACATCAATACACTTTATAACCATCGAACAGGTGACGAAATCATCAAAAGCATAGCGAAAAATTTGGAGAAACTACTTGATCAGAAAGATTTAGTTGGACGCCTCGACGGTGACGAACTAGTCTTTCTTCACTTGCATCGAGGAGACGAAAACATTATACACTTTGCAGAAAAGGTTAGAGAACTCTTTACCCATCCTATCGTTCTAGAAGATCTCCGCTCAATTACGGTGAACGCGAGTATTGGTGTCTATTCTTATTTACAAGGTAGCTATAGTGTTGAAAATCTAATTTCTTTCTCAGAGACCGCTATGCGTGCTGCTAAAAAGCAAAACGGTTCTTCTTGCTGCTTTTTCCAGCCAAGTATGAGAGTTGATTTGAACCGACGACTAGTAATTGAAAAGAGCTTGTCAGGAAATGTAAAAGAACTTGGTTTCTACTTTGTCGTTCAACCGCAAATTAATTGTGATACCGGTGAACTTGTCGGTGTTGAAGTACTGTCAAGATGGAATCACCCAACACTCGGACCTATTTCCCCAATTGAATTCATTACGATCGCAGAAGAAACAGGTACTATTTCAAATTTAACAAACTGTCTGCTGAAGGATGTCTTTTCTTTTATTAATTGCACAAAAAATCAGGGTGACATTTTCCCTAAAACTGCTATTAATGTGACAGCATCCTTACTTTCAAGTAAAACATTCTTTAAAGAGTTGTTTCTACTTATGGAGCAAAATCAGATATCCTCTGAACAAATTGAAATTGAAATTACCGAAAGTGTAGAATTGACCTATTCGGAAATCACTCTGGCTAACTTGATAACTTGTCAGTCAAAAGGTATATCAATTGCTTTAGACGATTTTGGCACTGGCTTTTCGATGCTATCGTATTTAATGGACTATCCAATCGATAAAATTAAACTAGATAAATCATTTGTTAGCAAGATTGGTCAGGATGAAAAATCCGAAGCTGTTCTCAAATCTCTTATTCAATTTGTAAAAGGGGTTGGCTGTACATTACTAGCAGAAGGCGTAGAAACACAAGAAGAATCTCTATTTTTACAAGCGAATGGATGCCCTATTCACCAAGGCTACTTTCACGATAAGCCTTTGCTGCCAAAAGATTTCTTAACAAAATATATAGGTGTTTCGAATCAAAAAAAGGGGGAATAG